The genomic window catcattgcagtagaggaggccatggactgacatgggaaggaggattggaattaaaatggctggtcaccgggaaatcctgctttttatgAATGGAGTGAAGGAGCTCGACAAAGCAGTCTTTCAATCTACTTTGGCTCtcaacaatgtagaggaggctgcatcaagagcactggatacagtagatggcccaacagcttgtactcctcctcctccacccgccttcttattttggcttcttccctcttcctttccagtcccgaggaagggcctcagctcaaaacattgactgtttattcatttccagagatgttgccagacctgctgagttcctccaggtgatTGTTGACCCATGTTCCAGTCAAGGTTCAATGCTACAGAGACAACAGTGCCTGTACTCAGCACCTTATACATAGACTTTGCTGCCTAAACAGCAAAGTCCCCTCTGGATGTCAGAAAAGTGTTGAACTGATTCCTGAGAGCCGTTTGAGATTGAAGTGTCCTTTGTCACCTTTCGGTTGGTCATAGTTTCACCACTAGATGGCACTGTCTACTTTCTAACACATGCACTCTATGGGTGCCAGATGAAAAACATTCCCTTTTTTTCCCAGAGAGTCCTTGTTGTTCATGGATATCCCATCATTATGAATACAACATTGAATATCCATCACTCTGCTCAGCAGACAACAGGGAGACACAAATGAGTGCAAACTGGAAGGGAGCCAAGCCCTTTTCATGCTTAGAAACATTTTACATGAGACACGAGTGACCACAGGTAGAATCTGAAGCAAGaaagcaacaatctgctggagaaatgcagctggttaggcagcatctgtggagaccagGGGATAATTGATGTCTTGGGCTGAGATCTCAGATCAAGATGTCACAAGCTCCTGTGGGTGATTTTCAGGTTGGGAGAAAATTCCTTTTTACCAGTGAGACAACTGGTATTTGCAGAATGGTAAAAAAATATTTTGAGTTACCACAGTGAACCTCCGACATCAGATAGGCAAGCTCAATATGTTAGGTGGCACACACAAAGCCAGTGGTTTGTTTTTGTTCTGAGAGGTTGTACCAAAAACAACTCAACTCCAGTGGCCAATCCTTAACAGCACATTGGAATGGTCTAGAGAGTCACACAATTCAAGGGAAATTCAGGAAGGACAATAAATTCTGATCCTTGTTAGTGACACATTGTGAGAATAAAAAAATAGCTCCAGCATTCAACTGAACCTTTCCCCCGATATCTTTCAATATCTGACTAACAAAAGCTGCCTCAGTGAAACATCCAGCATAAACAATGACCCcatccaccctggacattctggGTGAACATGACATATTGATGCACCATTTCTGCCTGGATGCATAAGCAGCTTGGTACGGCAACTACTCTGCATGTGACTGCAAGAAGTGACAAGCCCAGTGTTTTGTTGTTGCACCGAGGGGAGTGCTGTCTTTCAGATGCAGTGTTAAGCAGTATAACACTCAAAAGTAGCCAACATTCTGCTGGGGACAAAACAGTTTTTATCACAGATAAAACTTGTGAGCATGGATGCAGCTTAGCACAttacaggaaccagcctccctctgtggactctgtctatacaaACTGCAGTCTTAGTGAAGCAGCTTGCACAATCAAAGACCCTATACAGCCCACACATCTCCCCTCTTCTGCTGggaagaagatacaaaaccctgaaagcacattccaccaggctcaaggacagctgttATCAGACACTTGAATGGACTTTTTGTACAAAAAGAAGGATACTGGTctgacaatctacctcattatgatcttcctTGTTATTATCTACTTGCACTTGATGCTCTGTTATTTAGAGCAGTCATCACAGTATATATCACATTTACATTAGTATGCAAAAACTGCATGAATCTTATTGATCTTTAAAATCTTTTGGATCAACACTGATGAATTTTTCTTTGCTCTTTTCCTCTCAGTgattcacttggcattcaggtACTGAGAGCAAACAGGTTCCACTTAAAGCTATTATACAGAACGAGGCCACGTATAATCCAGGAGTTAAAATAAATCATGTAACAATGTAAAGCAATTGTGGTTGACACTGAATGAGTTGAATCAAATCATAGTGGAGCAGGAAACAGCCAACACTCGCTTGCAACTGACAGGGACAGAGAAACCATACATAGCAACAAAGAGATCACTAAAAATAGTCAGCTCGGATGTGGAAACAGTACCAAAAACTGCTTTATCCCTGGCAGAATGTTGGCTACTATTGAGTGTTATACTGTTTAACACTACATCTGAAAGGCAGCATTCTCCTCAGTGCCACAACAAAGTGTGTGCTTGTCACTCTGAAGAACTCAAACTTTTTGACTCAGCATCATTGCATCTGGCTCCCATCCCCTACCTCTCCCACGCTTGGCAATCACAGCATGGTAGCTTGCTTTTCCAGTCTCTGTGGATCAACTAAATGTTCAAAAAACTGGGTGATGCATGGAAGTACCATTGCTTCTTGTGACAGAACATCATCTTCTTAAAAGTATTGGATAATTTGGGATCTCGGAACGCATAAATAAGTGGGTCAATGATTGAGTGGCACATGATAAAAATGAGGTCAATTTGAAAGAGGGACATAAAGCATGCACAGTATGGATCTGAAGGGCAGAGTAAGAAGAGGATAAAGTGCAAGGATAAAGGGGCCCAACAGAAAATGAAGACCCCGAGGAGGACAGTTACTGTGAAGGCTCCTTTAAAATTGATTCCCTGGTGCGCTGCATGACCTGGAAGTATTCTAATCTTCCTGGCATGCATCTGTGCCAACAGGAACATGTAGATGTAAAGGGACACAATAAGAACTACTGACAGCAGGAAAAATATAATATAGAAGCTGACGATGCCTTGGCTGTTGTGAAAGTTGATCATGAGGATACCGGTGGAAGTGCAGAACACCCAGATCCCTGCAATGGCAAAGGCAACTCGCTTCCGTGTCATAATGTTGTGGTATCGCAAACAATGGAAAATTGAGATGTATCGGTCGGTTGTAATTGCAGCCAAGTTAAAAATGGAGGCAAGGAAGGAAATGCATATTAATGAGTCAAATACATTGTCCATACTTAATAAAAAGGTTTGTGTGAAGGTATCCTTGTGGTTGTTTACCAGCGATATTGTAAACGCTTCCCAAGCTTTGGATAGACATAGAAGGATGTCTGAACCTGCCAAACTACAGATGAAGAAGTACATGGGTAAGTGGAGGTTCTTGTTCTTCAGTACTGCAATGACCACTAGTAGGTTTTCCAACAAGCTCACTAGCCCCAGGATGAGATACACCTCAGTGGGGATCTTGATTTGAGAGCACTCCTCCGTGGCATTCATGTTGGTTTGGTTAATGGTGTCTATCACAACCTCTGTCCCATACGGCAGCCAAGGGGAGATGGTGGGATGTGAATGTGGAGAGAGGGTGGCATCTGGGGGCGTGGGCAGGATGCCATTTGAGTCCAGCAATGTGCTACATCCTGGGATCATCATGTCAGGCATCCCAGGCAAAATTCAAGGAGAATTACTCTTCAGCAATGAGTGTGAAAGTCACTTTCTTGATGTGGAAGATTTGTCCTCTCTACAGTTTTCCATATTGTCAAGATATCTTCCCTCCATCAGGAAACGGAAGTTAAATACCTgagaaaaaaaagcacaacaggaTGAAACTCAATCAAATATTTAATTTTGGTCAGGTCAAGTTCAGAGTACTGTGAATAATTTGGACCCCAGTATCATAAAAAGGATACAGAAGAATTGGAGGAAGGTTTCAAGGATGATGCCAGAACTGAGAAACGATTAATTAAAGGGAAATGGTCTACAGGGAAGATAAGAAGTGACACCTAATAGTCATTCCCCACCACCTGAAATGATTTTAGGGGGTAGATGTAGTCTCTACTTGTCAGGGAGTCATTGTATCTGATTTGAAATCCAGTAGAGAGTTCAAGAGAAACATCTTAGAGAGCGTTGGGAACTTGGGCCTTGCTTCCCTATTCTTTTCCTTTCTCAAGGAAGGTTTACTCAGTGATTACATCATCAAATTATTGCAATACTATGCTATTCCACAGTCAATAACTTCCAATTTAAACATAGTCACCTTTATCCAGGACACACTTGAGCCTCTGTTGCCCACTAGTTCTGGAAAGCCCTCAATGATACCGCATGCTCCATCTCCAGGAGCACATGGCAACAGACTTAACTCCAGAAGGAGGGCAAGCAGTCAGCTTGGGCAGAACCCTTGGCTGCCTGGATGGCCACGGCGACCAGGTGCAGGAATCCTGTTCTATTCAGGAAAAGCTGACTTAATGCTGCAGATACATATAATGCTAATTGGtaactggtttattattatcacaagtACCGAGATGCAGTTAATAACTCATGCTTTGTATAACATCCATATGGATTATTTCAaaacatcagtacattgaggctGTGCAAAGTGAAACGCAATGACAGAATGCAGTGCTGCAATTACTATTGCAGTGAAAATAAGGTGCAAGGGTTATGAtgaggcagattgtgaggtcaagagtttatCTATTGTACAAGTCTTATAATAGGGTATCACTTTGGTGATTTTGTGGTGGGGAGGAAACAAAAATAGGAATAAGTAGCAAAATAAgaacatgagaccataagatacaggggcATTGTgcctgcttcgccatttcatcatgctgatctaattttcctctcagctccaatctcctgcccgctccccatatcctttcatgccctgaccaatcgagCATCTATCAGCCCCTGCcttaaagatttggcctccacagctgcctgtggcaaagaattccagagattcaccactctctggctaaagaaattcctcctcatctccattttaaaaggttgtgtcctctgctcttggactcccaccataggaaacatcctctccacatccactctatcaaggcctttcatcatttgattggtttcaatgaggtcagccttcatttttctgaattctagtgagtagaggcccagagccattataTGCTTTTCAAATAAGAATATGTTGGTTTGGTTAAATGAAAGTGAAATGCAAAGATGTTGAATATCTGCTTGGACCTAATGAGGGGAATACCTATgcagaaaatgcagaaaaccCAGTCCTGAAAATATCACTGTAGTTCAATGAGATCTTTAATTTGATGTAACAAAATGGAAAAGTACGAACACAAAAAATTGTAAAAAATCCCTCCTCCATTCACAGCTATTGTAGGAAGTTTCATCAAGACTCAGTTTGGGAACACATCGGAACAAACTGATCTGAaaatgaagacacaagagactgcagagtcTGGGATGTGGAGCAAGCAACATACAAGATAcctgaggaactcaacaggtcaggcagcatctgtggaggaaaatggacagttgacatttcgggtacTGACCTTTCATCTGGACCGAAAGGTAGAAGGGAAAGAGTCCATTCTTTACCTCCTTCCCCTATTGGATTCCATTATTTGCAGCACTTTGTTGCCTCAACCTATCATCACCCCATATTTTAACTCTTCCCTTCTTCATCTGatgcccaccccaccccctcttttcCTGACTATCGTCCCTCTATCAGTCAAAAGTTCTCAATCTGAATTGACAACTGCCCATTTCCATCCGCTTTCTCTGCTCAGCTGAGTTCTGAAATTGCACTCACTGGGACAGAGGAAGATCCTTTTCCCAGTGACAATGCAGGTCAGGGTGGGAGGATTACCTTCTATCAGTTCTATTCATTGTCCATTGAGTTGCTAAGATTGGAGTGGACTAAATAATGAGGGGTGAAGAGCAGACCCTGATGCTGCTGTCTTGCTGGACAACTTGCTGTGGTGTTGTCCatagataaccatataacaattacagcatggaaacaggccatctctgcccttctagtccgtgctgacttGATGGCTGATTTCTTTTGGAGGTTAAGGAGAGGAGTAGAGTTACTGGatgtgggatggtgtggaggggttTGTGGGGAGAAATTTTCAAGTTGAGTCCTGTGGacaagtacagtgaaatacacaggACTCAACTCAGTGAAGTACGGTGCCAGCACACCTTTTTCTTAGATTAGggaccca from Hypanus sabinus isolate sHypSab1 chromosome 1, sHypSab1.hap1, whole genome shotgun sequence includes these protein-coding regions:
- the LOC132404593 gene encoding melanocortin receptor 5-like, translated to MPDMMIPGCSTLLDSNGILPTPPDATLSPHSHPTISPWLPYGTEVVIDTINQTNMNATEECSQIKIPTEVYLILGLVSLLENLLVVIAVLKNKNLHLPMYFFICSLAGSDILLCLSKAWEAFTISLVNNHKDTFTQTFLLSMDNVFDSLICISFLASIFNLAAITTDRYISIFHCLRYHNIMTRKRVAFAIAGIWVFCTSTGILMINFHNSQGIVSFYIIFFLLSVVLIVSLYIYMFLLAQMHARKIRILPGHAAHQGINFKGAFTVTVLLGVFIFCWAPLSLHFILFLLCPSDPYCACFMSLFQIDLIFIMCHSIIDPLIYAFRDPKLSNTFKKMMFCHKKQWYFHASPSFLNI